A window from Frischella perrara encodes these proteins:
- the rpoB gene encoding DNA-directed RNA polymerase subunit beta, translating into MVYSYTEKKRIRKNFGKRPQVLDIPYLLSIQLDSFQKFIDQDPEGQYGLEAAFRSIFPIKSYSGNAELQYVSFKMGEPVFDVKECQIRGITYSAPLRVKLRLVIFDKDAPEGTVKDIKEQDVYMGEIPLMTDNGTFVINGTERVIVSQLHRSPGVFFDSDKGKTHSSGKVLYNARIIPYRGSWLDFEFDPKDNLFARIDRRRKLPATIILRALGFTTQEILDIFFDKTVFEIAKSKLKMELVPERLRGDTAVFDIESKGQVYVEKGRRITARHIRQLEKDNVTKIDVPVEYIIGKVLAKDYVNETTGKVIALANTPISLELLAELSIAGYKKVETLFTNDLDHGAFISETLNVDPTNDQLSALVEIYRMMRPGEPPTKEAAESLFENLFFTEERYDLSAVGRMKFNRSLNRDDIEGSSVLTKEDIIEVMKKLIAIRNGHGDVDDIDHLGNRRIRSVGEMAENQFRIGLVRVERAVKERLSLGDLDALMPQDMINAKPISAAIREFFGSSQLSQFMDQNNPLSEITHKRRISALGPGGLTRERAGFEVRDVHPTHYGRVCPIETPEGPNIGLINSLAVYARTNEYGFLETPYRKVVDGVVTDDIDYLSAIDESSYVIAQANSNLDDAGRFKEELVTCRLNGESGLYSPEQINYMDVSTQQIVSVGASLIPFLEHDDANRALMGANMQRQAVPTLKAEKPFVGTGMERAVAVDSGVTVVAKRGGTIQYVDASRIVVNVNSDEMYAGEAGIDIYNLTKYTRSNQNTCINQIPCVELGEKVERGDVLADGPSTDLGELALGQNMRVAFMPWNGYNFEDSILVSEKVVQDDRFTSIHIQELSCVSRDTKLGAEEITADIPNVGEAALSKLDESGIVYIGAEVKGGDILVGKVTPKGETQLTPEEKLLRAIFGEKASDVKDTSLRVPNGVSGTVIDVQVFTRDGVQKDKRALQIEDMQLKQARKDLTEEFKILEAALFARIKDVLIAGGIESAKLEMLSHDKWLTIGLADEDKQEQLEQLAAQYDEIKADFDKKLEAKRMKITQGDDLQPGVLKIVKVYLAVKRQIQPGDKMAGRHGNKGVISKINPIEDMPYDDQGRPVDIVLNPLGVPSRMNIGQILETHLGMAAKGIGQKIDAMLKEQQELAKLREFIQKAYDLGLGAAQEVNVAEFTDQEVMTLAQNLRNGMPLATPVFDGAKEAEIKSLLQLGDLPTSGQITLFDGRTGEKFERPVTVGYMYMLKLNHLVDDKMHARSTGSYSLVTQQPLGGKAQFGGQRFGEMEVWALEAYGAAYTLQEMLTVKSDDVNGRTKMYKNIVDGDHRMEPAIPESFNVLLKEIRSLGINIELDEE; encoded by the coding sequence ATGGTTTACTCCTATACCGAGAAAAAACGAATTCGTAAGAATTTTGGTAAACGTCCACAAGTGTTGGATATACCCTATCTTCTTTCTATTCAACTTGATTCGTTCCAGAAGTTTATTGACCAAGATCCAGAAGGTCAATATGGTTTAGAAGCCGCTTTTCGTTCAATCTTTCCTATAAAGAGTTATAGTGGTAATGCAGAACTTCAATACGTCTCTTTTAAAATGGGTGAACCTGTTTTTGATGTAAAAGAGTGTCAAATTAGGGGAATTACCTATTCTGCACCATTACGCGTTAAATTACGTTTAGTTATTTTTGACAAAGATGCACCTGAAGGCACGGTTAAAGATATTAAAGAACAAGATGTTTACATGGGTGAAATCCCATTGATGACTGATAATGGGACTTTTGTTATTAATGGAACTGAACGAGTAATTGTTTCTCAGTTACATCGTAGTCCAGGTGTGTTCTTCGATAGCGATAAAGGTAAAACTCATTCATCAGGTAAAGTGTTATATAATGCACGAATTATTCCTTATCGTGGTTCATGGTTAGATTTTGAATTCGATCCTAAAGATAATTTATTTGCCCGTATTGACCGTCGTCGTAAACTTCCTGCAACGATTATTTTAAGAGCGTTAGGTTTTACTACTCAAGAAATTTTAGATATTTTCTTCGATAAAACAGTATTTGAAATCGCAAAATCAAAATTAAAAATGGAACTTGTTCCAGAACGTTTACGTGGTGATACTGCAGTATTTGATATTGAATCAAAAGGTCAAGTTTACGTTGAAAAAGGTCGTCGTATTACCGCAAGACATATTCGTCAGTTAGAAAAAGACAATGTAACTAAAATTGATGTACCTGTCGAATATATTATTGGTAAAGTTCTGGCAAAAGATTATGTAAATGAAACAACTGGAAAAGTTATTGCTCTAGCTAATACACCAATTTCATTAGAACTATTAGCTGAGTTGAGTATTGCCGGTTATAAGAAAGTTGAAACATTATTTACGAATGATTTAGATCATGGTGCATTTATTTCTGAAACGCTAAACGTCGATCCAACCAATGATCAATTAAGTGCTTTAGTTGAAATTTATCGCATGATGCGACCTGGTGAACCACCAACAAAAGAAGCGGCAGAATCACTATTCGAAAACCTATTCTTCACTGAAGAGCGTTATGATCTATCTGCTGTTGGTCGTATGAAATTCAATCGATCATTAAATCGAGATGATATTGAAGGTAGTAGTGTATTAACCAAAGAAGACATTATTGAAGTGATGAAAAAACTTATCGCTATCCGTAATGGTCATGGTGATGTCGATGATATCGATCACCTTGGTAATCGTCGAATCCGTAGTGTTGGTGAAATGGCAGAAAACCAATTCCGTATTGGTTTAGTTCGTGTAGAAAGAGCAGTAAAAGAGCGATTGTCTCTTGGTGATCTTGATGCTCTAATGCCTCAAGATATGATTAACGCTAAACCAATTTCAGCTGCGATACGTGAATTCTTCGGATCAAGTCAGCTATCTCAGTTTATGGATCAAAATAACCCATTATCAGAAATTACGCATAAGCGCCGAATTTCTGCATTAGGTCCGGGTGGTTTAACTCGTGAACGTGCTGGGTTTGAGGTTCGTGACGTACATCCAACACACTATGGTCGGGTATGTCCAATTGAAACACCAGAAGGTCCAAATATCGGTTTGATCAACTCTTTAGCGGTTTATGCTCGTACTAACGAATATGGTTTCTTAGAAACACCTTATCGTAAAGTAGTTGATGGTGTAGTAACAGATGATATTGATTATTTATCTGCTATAGATGAAAGCAGTTATGTTATTGCACAGGCTAACTCAAACCTAGATGACGCAGGTCGTTTTAAAGAAGAGCTTGTAACTTGTCGTTTAAATGGTGAGTCAGGTTTATATAGCCCAGAACAGATTAATTATATGGACGTTTCGACTCAGCAGATCGTTTCTGTTGGTGCATCTTTAATTCCATTCTTGGAACATGACGATGCTAACCGTGCTTTGATGGGTGCGAACATGCAACGTCAAGCAGTACCTACCTTAAAAGCGGAAAAACCTTTTGTAGGTACAGGTATGGAACGCGCTGTAGCTGTTGATTCAGGGGTAACTGTTGTTGCTAAACGCGGTGGTACTATCCAATACGTCGATGCGTCGCGTATTGTTGTGAATGTAAATTCTGATGAGATGTACGCAGGCGAAGCGGGGATTGATATTTACAATTTAACTAAATATACCCGTTCTAACCAAAATACGTGTATTAATCAAATTCCATGCGTCGAACTTGGTGAAAAAGTAGAACGTGGAGATGTTCTTGCTGATGGTCCATCTACTGACTTAGGTGAATTAGCACTTGGTCAAAATATGCGCGTGGCATTTATGCCATGGAATGGTTATAACTTTGAGGATTCCATCTTAGTTTCTGAAAAAGTAGTTCAAGATGATCGTTTCACATCAATTCATATTCAGGAACTATCTTGTGTATCTCGCGATACCAAATTAGGTGCGGAAGAAATTACTGCTGATATTCCAAATGTAGGTGAGGCTGCGCTATCTAAACTTGATGAATCCGGTATTGTATATATCGGTGCAGAAGTGAAGGGTGGCGACATTCTGGTTGGTAAAGTAACACCTAAAGGTGAAACACAATTAACACCAGAAGAAAAATTACTTCGTGCAATTTTTGGTGAAAAAGCATCTGATGTTAAAGATACTTCATTACGTGTACCTAATGGGGTTTCAGGTACAGTTATTGATGTGCAGGTCTTCACTCGTGATGGTGTACAAAAAGATAAGCGTGCATTACAAATTGAAGATATGCAATTGAAGCAAGCAAGAAAGGACTTAACCGAAGAATTTAAGATCCTTGAAGCTGCATTGTTTGCGCGTATCAAAGATGTATTAATTGCTGGTGGTATTGAATCAGCTAAGCTAGAAATGTTATCACATGATAAATGGTTAACAATTGGTTTAGCAGATGAAGATAAACAAGAGCAACTAGAACAATTAGCTGCACAGTATGATGAAATCAAAGCTGATTTTGATAAGAAACTTGAAGCTAAACGCATGAAGATCACTCAAGGTGACGATCTACAACCAGGTGTACTAAAAATTGTTAAAGTATACCTAGCTGTTAAACGTCAAATTCAACCGGGTGATAAGATGGCAGGTCGTCATGGTAACAAAGGGGTAATTTCTAAAATCAACCCAATTGAAGATATGCCATATGATGATCAAGGTCGTCCAGTTGATATCGTGTTGAACCCACTTGGGGTACCATCACGTATGAACATTGGTCAGATTCTTGAAACCCATTTAGGTATGGCAGCAAAAGGTATTGGTCAAAAGATCGATGCAATGCTGAAAGAACAACAAGAATTGGCTAAATTACGTGAATTTATCCAAAAAGCTTATGATCTTGGTTTAGGTGCTGCACAAGAAGTTAATGTAGCTGAATTTACGGACCAAGAAGTAATGACATTAGCACAAAATCTACGTAATGGTATGCCATTAGCTACACCTGTATTTGATGGAGCTAAAGAGGCAGAAATTAAATCATTATTACAATTAGGTGATTTACCAACGTCGGGTCAAATTACATTATTTGATGGACGTACAGGTGAGAAATTTGAACGACCTGTAACTGTAGGTTACATGTACATGTTGAAATTGAATCACCTTGTTGATGATAAGATGCATGCTCGTTCAACAGGTTCATATAGTCTGGTGACACAGCAACCGTTAGGTGGTAAAGCGCAATTCGGTGGTCAACGTTTCGGTGAGATGGAAGTATGGGCACTAGAAGCTTATGGTGCCGCTTACACATTACAGGAAATGCTGACTGTTAAATCGGATGATGTGAACGGTCGTACTAAGATGTATAAAAATATTGTAGATGGTGATCATCGTATGGAACCAGCGATTCCAGAATCATTTAACGTATTGTTAAAAGAAATTCGTTCGCTTGGTATCAACATTGAATTAGATGAAGAGTAA
- the rplL gene encoding 50S ribosomal protein L7/L12, with amino-acid sequence MSITKEQILDAVAEMSVMDVVELVSMMEEKFGVSAAAAVAVAATGPAEAAEEKTEFDVILKDVGGNKVAVIKAVRGATGLGLKEAKDLVESAPATVKEAASKDDAEALKKALEESGAVVELK; translated from the coding sequence ATGTCTATCACTAAAGAACAAATTTTAGATGCAGTTGCTGAAATGTCTGTAATGGACGTTGTTGAACTTGTATCAATGATGGAAGAAAAATTCGGCGTTTCTGCAGCAGCAGCAGTAGCAGTTGCTGCAACTGGTCCAGCAGAAGCAGCTGAAGAAAAAACTGAATTCGACGTTATCTTAAAAGATGTTGGCGGTAACAAAGTAGCAGTAATCAAAGCAGTTCGTGGTGCAACTGGCTTAGGCTTAAAAGAAGCTAAAGATCTTGTTGAATCAGCTCCTGCAACTGTTAAAGAAGCGGCTAGCAAAGATGATGCTGAAGCTCTTAAGAAAGCACTTGAAGAATCTGGTGCAGTTGTCGAACTTAAATAA
- the rplJ gene encoding 50S ribosomal protein L10 produces the protein MALNLQDKQAIVAEVNEIAKGALSAVVADSRGVTVEKMTALRKSAREAGVYMRVVRNTLLRRVVEGTPYECLKDTFVGPTLIAFSNEHPGAAARLFKAFAKENDKFEIKAAAFEGELITAANIDRLATLPTYEEALARLMSTMKEAAAGKLARTLAAVRDQKQAA, from the coding sequence ATGGCATTAAATCTTCAAGATAAGCAAGCAATTGTTGCTGAAGTTAACGAAATTGCCAAAGGTGCGCTTTCTGCAGTCGTTGCGGATTCTCGTGGCGTAACTGTAGAAAAAATGACTGCATTACGTAAATCAGCTCGTGAAGCTGGCGTTTATATGCGTGTTGTTCGTAACACCTTATTACGTCGCGTAGTTGAAGGTACTCCTTATGAGTGCTTAAAAGATACGTTTGTTGGTCCTACTCTTATTGCATTTTCAAATGAGCACCCAGGTGCTGCAGCACGTCTTTTCAAAGCGTTTGCAAAAGAAAATGATAAATTTGAGATTAAAGCAGCAGCCTTTGAAGGTGAGTTAATTACTGCGGCTAATATCGACCGCTTAGCAACTTTACCAACTTACGAAGAAGCATTAGCTCGCTTGATGTCGACCATGAAAGAAGCCGCAGCAGGCAAATTGGCTCGTACACTTGCAGCAGTTCGCGATCAAAAACAAGCTGCATAA
- the rplA gene encoding 50S ribosomal protein L1 translates to MAKLSKKAKLIREKVNATKQYEINEAIALLKELATAKFTESVDVSVNLGIDARKSDQNVRGAIVLPNGTGRSVRVAVFTQGANAEAAKAAGAELVGMEDLAEQIKKGEMNFDVVIASPDAMRIVGQLGQILGPRGLMPNPKVGTVTPNVAEAVKNAKAGQVRYRNDKNGIIHTTIGKVDFNAEQLKGNLEALIVALKKAKPASSKGVFIKKVSLSTTMGAGVAIDQTSLSASV, encoded by the coding sequence ATGGCTAAATTATCTAAAAAGGCTAAACTTATCCGCGAAAAAGTTAATGCAACCAAACAATATGAAATTAATGAAGCAATCGCTTTATTAAAAGAGTTAGCAACTGCTAAATTCACCGAAAGCGTTGATGTGTCAGTTAATCTTGGTATTGATGCTCGTAAATCAGATCAAAATGTACGTGGTGCAATTGTGTTACCTAATGGTACTGGTCGTAGTGTTCGCGTAGCGGTATTTACTCAAGGTGCAAACGCTGAAGCTGCTAAAGCAGCAGGCGCTGAACTTGTTGGTATGGAAGATCTTGCTGAGCAAATCAAAAAAGGTGAAATGAACTTTGATGTTGTTATCGCTTCACCTGATGCAATGCGTATCGTTGGTCAATTAGGTCAAATCTTAGGTCCTCGTGGTTTAATGCCAAATCCAAAAGTTGGTACTGTAACACCAAACGTTGCTGAAGCAGTGAAAAATGCTAAAGCAGGTCAAGTACGTTACCGTAACGATAAAAATGGTATTATTCATACTACTATTGGTAAAGTTGACTTTAATGCTGAACAACTAAAAGGCAATCTTGAAGCATTGATTGTAGCATTGAAAAAAGCTAAACCAGCATCATCTAAAGGTGTATTTATTAAGAAAGTTAGCCTATCTACTACTATGGGTGCAGGTGTGGCTATCGATCAAACTAGCTTAAGTGCATCAGTTTAA
- the rplK gene encoding 50S ribosomal protein L11: MAKKVQAYIKLQVAAGAANPSPPVGPALGQHGVNIMEFCKAFNAKTESLEKGLPTPVVITVYSDRSFTFVTKTPPAAVLLKKAAKIKSGSGEPNKKKVGKVTSAQIREIAEMKAADMNGATIESMMRSIEGTARSMGLEVEG; encoded by the coding sequence ATGGCAAAGAAAGTTCAAGCCTACATCAAACTGCAAGTTGCAGCTGGTGCAGCAAATCCTAGTCCGCCAGTTGGTCCAGCGCTTGGTCAACATGGTGTTAACATCATGGAATTCTGTAAAGCATTCAATGCAAAAACTGAGAGTTTAGAGAAAGGTCTTCCTACTCCAGTTGTTATCACAGTATATTCTGACCGTTCTTTTACTTTTGTTACTAAAACGCCACCAGCCGCTGTATTATTAAAGAAAGCAGCCAAAATCAAATCTGGTTCAGGCGAGCCTAACAAGAAAAAAGTAGGTAAAGTAACAAGTGCGCAGATTCGTGAGATCGCTGAAATGAAAGCTGCGGATATGAATGGTGCAACAATTGAGTCTATGATGCGTTCTATCGAAGGAACTGCTCGCTCAATGGGTCTGGAAGTGGAGGGTTAA
- the ubiD gene encoding 4-hydroxy-3-polyprenylbenzoate decarboxylase produces MKYTDLRDYIAQLEKQGELKRISYPINPHLEMTEIADRVLRQGGPALLFENPIGYNMPVLCNLFGTPKRVAMGMGRDDISALREVGHLLAFLREPEPPKGIRGFFSELPKYKQVLNMPVKQRSSAPCQEIIIQNDDVDLTQIPIMHCWPDDVAPLITWGLTITKGPNKDRQNLGVYRLQRLAKNKLIMRWLAHRGGALDFQEWKTAKPGEKFPVAIALGADPATILAAVTPVPDTLSEFAFAGLLRGHRSEVVSALSCDLLVPASAEIVLEGYIDPQETALEGPYGDHTGYYNEVERFPVFTVTHITRRKDAIYHSTYTGRPPDEPAVMGLALNEVFIPILQKQFPEIIDFYLPPEGCSYRIAVVTIKKQYAGHAKRIMMGVWSYLRQFMYTKFVIVCDDDINARDWKDVMWAISTRMDPKRDVTFIENTPIDYLDFASPISGLGSKMGLDATNKWAGETTREWGNVIKKDAKVVEHIDTIWHELGL; encoded by the coding sequence ATGAAATATACAGATTTAAGAGATTATATTGCCCAACTCGAAAAACAGGGTGAATTAAAACGTATAAGCTATCCAATCAATCCGCATTTAGAAATGACGGAAATTGCTGATCGTGTTCTACGGCAAGGCGGTCCAGCTTTGTTATTTGAAAATCCAATTGGTTATAATATGCCTGTATTGTGTAACTTATTTGGAACGCCCAAACGAGTCGCAATGGGGATGGGGAGAGATGATATTTCAGCTTTGCGTGAAGTCGGTCATTTATTGGCTTTTTTACGTGAACCAGAGCCGCCAAAAGGAATTCGAGGTTTTTTCTCTGAATTGCCAAAATATAAACAAGTTTTAAATATGCCGGTTAAGCAGCGTTCTTCAGCACCGTGTCAGGAAATCATTATACAAAATGATGACGTTGATTTAACACAAATTCCTATCATGCACTGCTGGCCAGATGATGTTGCACCATTAATAACATGGGGATTAACAATTACAAAAGGTCCTAATAAAGATCGGCAAAATCTAGGGGTATATCGTTTGCAACGACTGGCTAAAAATAAGTTAATTATGCGCTGGTTGGCTCATCGTGGTGGTGCATTGGATTTTCAAGAATGGAAGACTGCAAAACCGGGTGAAAAGTTCCCGGTTGCTATTGCATTAGGGGCAGACCCGGCCACTATTTTAGCCGCAGTCACACCTGTACCCGATACCTTGTCAGAATTTGCGTTTGCCGGATTACTACGGGGGCATCGAAGTGAAGTGGTTAGCGCTTTATCATGTGATTTACTTGTCCCCGCTAGTGCAGAAATTGTATTAGAAGGTTATATTGATCCGCAAGAGACAGCATTAGAAGGTCCATACGGTGATCATACCGGATATTATAATGAAGTTGAGCGTTTCCCCGTTTTTACCGTTACTCACATCACACGTCGCAAAGATGCTATTTATCACTCAACTTATACTGGTCGTCCACCTGATGAACCAGCCGTAATGGGTTTAGCACTTAATGAAGTGTTTATTCCGATTTTACAAAAGCAATTTCCTGAAATCATTGATTTTTATTTACCACCAGAAGGATGCTCTTACCGTATTGCGGTCGTCACTATCAAGAAACAATATGCTGGACATGCTAAACGAATTATGATGGGAGTGTGGTCTTATTTACGGCAATTTATGTATACGAAGTTTGTAATTGTCTGTGATGATGATATTAATGCACGCGATTGGAAAGATGTGATGTGGGCAATTTCTACTCGTATGGATCCGAAACGAGATGTTACCTTTATTGAAAATACACCGATAGATTACCTCGACTTTGCCTCGCCTATTTCTGGATTAGGGTCAAAAATGGGATTAGATGCGACAAATAAATGGGCAGGTGAAACTACAAGAGAATGGGGAAATGTAATCAAAAAAGATGCAAAAGTTGTTGAGCACATTGATACCATTTGGCATGAGTTAGGTCTTTAA
- the thiD gene encoding bifunctional hydroxymethylpyrimidine kinase/phosphomethylpyrimidine kinase, with protein sequence MTIALTIAGSDPSGGAGIQADLKTFSALGAYGMSVITALTAQSTQGVADVFAIPANFVKQQFNVLIEDSQIDSLKIGMLMNNAIVTAVAEILAQKPIPYIVLDTVMVAKSGHALLNQKAIKAIREKLLPYATLITPNLPEAAALLNCPEATNEEQMQHQGQALLQFGCQAVLIKGGHLHGRESTDYLITHDEIVRFSSIRVNTKNTHGTGCTLSAAISALLPKMSLVDAIRQAKDYLNGAIKQADTLHIGKGIGPTHHFYRWW encoded by the coding sequence ATGACGATCGCATTAACAATTGCCGGTTCTGATCCTAGTGGTGGCGCAGGAATACAGGCTGATTTAAAAACGTTTTCGGCATTAGGCGCATACGGTATGTCAGTGATAACGGCTCTTACGGCTCAAAGTACTCAAGGTGTTGCAGACGTTTTTGCTATACCTGCAAATTTTGTTAAACAACAATTCAATGTACTTATAGAAGATAGCCAGATTGACAGCCTAAAAATTGGTATGTTGATGAACAATGCAATCGTTACCGCGGTAGCTGAAATATTAGCTCAAAAACCTATTCCTTACATTGTATTAGATACCGTGATGGTAGCAAAAAGTGGACACGCTTTATTAAATCAAAAAGCAATTAAGGCGATTCGTGAGAAACTCCTACCTTATGCCACCTTAATTACACCTAATTTACCGGAAGCAGCAGCATTATTAAATTGCCCGGAAGCAACGAATGAAGAACAAATGCAACATCAAGGACAGGCGTTATTACAATTTGGTTGTCAAGCAGTACTGATTAAAGGTGGGCATTTACATGGCAGAGAGAGCACGGACTATTTAATTACTCATGATGAAATAGTTCGTTTTTCAAGTATAAGAGTGAATACAAAAAATACACATGGTACAGGCTGTACACTATCAGCAGCGATATCAGCATTGTTACCTAAAATGTCGTTAGTTGATGCGATTAGACAAGCAAAAGATTATTTAAATGGCGCAATTAAACAAGCAGATACTTTGCACATAGGTAAAGGTATTGGACCTACTCATCATTTCTACCGTTGGTGGTAA
- the thiE gene encoding thiamine phosphate synthase, which produces MQKKLDLSLYLVLDPDLCGGIDGMVNTVKIAVDNGVTVVQLRSEHEFDRLDWYRAALALKTVLQDTPVPLIINDHVDIALAVDADGVHVGQRDLPVDVARKLIGVDKFLGLSISNQQQLERVNWQYVDYLGIGPVFPTTTKQDAAPAIELAELAKLNHLKRCPAVAIGGINLQNLTPILEMGIEGVAVVSAICGQPDIARSTKQLAHKINQIQQGINR; this is translated from the coding sequence ATGCAAAAGAAACTCGATTTATCTTTGTATTTAGTTTTAGACCCAGATTTATGTGGCGGAATCGATGGGATGGTTAATACAGTCAAGATTGCAGTGGATAATGGGGTGACCGTTGTGCAATTAAGATCAGAGCATGAATTCGATCGATTAGATTGGTATCGTGCTGCATTAGCCTTAAAAACAGTTCTTCAAGATACGCCGGTTCCATTAATAATTAATGATCATGTCGATATTGCTTTAGCGGTTGATGCTGATGGTGTACATGTTGGACAACGGGATTTACCCGTCGATGTTGCCCGTAAACTTATTGGTGTCGATAAATTTCTGGGATTATCTATTTCAAATCAACAACAACTTGAAAGGGTAAATTGGCAATACGTCGATTATTTAGGTATAGGTCCGGTTTTCCCTACCACAACTAAGCAAGATGCTGCCCCAGCCATAGAATTAGCAGAATTAGCTAAACTAAATCACCTAAAGCGTTGTCCCGCTGTTGCTATTGGTGGTATTAACTTACAAAACCTCACACCAATTTTAGAAATGGGAATTGAGGGAGTTGCTGTCGTGTCGGCAATCTGTGGTCAGCCGGATATAGCTCGATCAACAAAACAACTTGCTCATAAGATTAATCAAATTCAACAAGGAATAAACAGATGA
- the thiM gene encoding hydroxyethylthiazole kinase yields MSLTTTLLLAEQVSPFIKHVRSSNPLVHCITNDVVQNFTANILLAIGASPAMVVAQEEVADFVKVTDSLLINVGTIEKSSAQSMLLAARTAMLVDKPWVLDPVAVGSVLKFRTQVVHSLLSYHPTVIRGNAAEIMALIGHKAQSKGVDSQESTESALTAAKTLADQYQTIVAVTGATDYVTDGKQVYSIAGGDVALTKVTGTGCSLSAMVAAFIANSSDRLCAAASACYMMKKAAELADKQQGLGSFAVSLLDQLSLMENIVVKEK; encoded by the coding sequence ATGTCTTTAACTACTACATTATTACTAGCTGAACAAGTTAGCCCATTTATAAAACATGTTCGTTCAAGTAACCCGTTGGTTCATTGTATAACTAATGATGTTGTGCAAAATTTCACTGCAAATATTTTATTAGCTATTGGAGCTTCACCTGCTATGGTCGTTGCTCAGGAGGAGGTGGCAGACTTTGTTAAAGTTACGGATAGTTTATTAATTAATGTTGGAACTATTGAAAAGTCTTCAGCCCAGAGCATGCTTCTTGCAGCTCGTACAGCTATGTTAGTTGATAAACCTTGGGTATTGGATCCGGTTGCTGTAGGTTCGGTATTAAAATTTCGTACGCAGGTTGTGCACTCATTATTATCTTATCATCCCACGGTCATTCGAGGTAATGCTGCCGAGATTATGGCACTAATTGGGCACAAAGCTCAATCAAAAGGTGTTGATAGTCAAGAATCTACTGAATCAGCATTGACAGCAGCTAAGACACTAGCAGATCAATATCAAACCATTGTCGCCGTTACTGGTGCTACAGATTATGTTACTGATGGAAAGCAGGTATATTCTATCGCAGGAGGAGATGTAGCGTTAACAAAAGTAACCGGAACGGGTTGCTCGCTGTCAGCGATGGTTGCAGCTTTCATTGCTAATTCATCCGATCGTTTATGTGCCGCAGCCTCAGCGTGTTATATGATGAAGAAGGCTGCCGAATTAGCTGATAAACAACAAGGTTTAGGCAGTTTTGCCGTTTCACTTTTAGATCAATTATCTTTGATGGAAAATATCGTTGTAAAAGAGAAATAA